The Neochlamydia sp. S13 genome has a segment encoding these proteins:
- a CDS encoding transposase codes for MDLDQLNSIREQLNEWINVFKVYLGRSERVHWCRLYISGLILDGERKSIEPMAKRLPYCIHFRKKNCELFVSADLKKQKFKKFCC; via the coding sequence ATGGATCTAGATCAATTAAATTCCATTCGCGAGCAACTTAATGAATGGATCAACGTTTTTAAAGTCTACTTAGGAAGATCAGAAAGAGTCCACTGGTGCAGATTATACATTTCAGGACTAATATTAGATGGAGAAAGAAAATCTATCGAACCCATGGCAAAAAGACTTCCTTATTGCATCCATTTTAGAAAGAAAAATTGTGAACTATTTGTTAGTGCTGATCTAAAAAAGCAAAAATTCAAGAAATTTTGTTGCTGA
- a CDS encoding DDE transposase: MKRAKREEKRLNGYLGRLIRDFERKTEEQAFEPESSFLETITCIFNQKRNDSPKVYSLHELHVECIAKGKVEKKYEFGCKASRVITHQEGLALDSRFIHGNPYDGHMLEEALKNAQYNSGKDIEIAFVDKGYRGHTLEGKNIFISGQRKGLNYWIKTQIKRRQAIEPHIGHMKNDGKLGRNYLKSRLGDCFKPILCGIGHNMRLIYNWLVAQNFPKRLYSGYKSSFSLLIALKPYLEGYPLLQNS; this comes from the coding sequence ATGAAAAGAGCTAAAAGAGAAGAAAAAAGGCTGAATGGCTATTTAGGAAGGTTAATACGCGATTTTGAAAGAAAGACAGAAGAGCAAGCCTTTGAGCCAGAAAGCTCTTTTTTAGAAACTATCACATGTATTTTTAACCAAAAAAGAAACGATTCACCTAAAGTGTATAGCCTGCATGAGCTCCATGTGGAATGTATTGCTAAAGGTAAAGTTGAGAAAAAATATGAATTTGGCTGCAAAGCTTCGCGAGTGATTACTCATCAAGAAGGGTTAGCGTTAGATAGCAGATTCATCCATGGCAATCCGTACGATGGGCACATGCTTGAAGAAGCCCTTAAAAATGCTCAATATAATAGCGGCAAGGACATCGAAATAGCTTTTGTAGATAAAGGTTATCGAGGTCATACGTTAGAAGGCAAAAACATATTTATTTCTGGGCAAAGAAAAGGCTTAAATTATTGGATCAAAACTCAAATCAAAAGACGCCAAGCGATAGAACCTCATATCGGCCACATGAAAAATGATGGCAAACTGGGACGCAATTATCTTAAAAGCCGATTGGGAGATTGTTTTAAACCCATTTTATGTGGAATTGGTCATAATATGCGTTTAATTTACAACTGGCTAGTCGCTCAAAATTTTCCCAAGCGTCTTTATTCAGGCTACAAAAGTTCATTTTCTCTTTTAATTGCATTAAAACCCTATCTTGAAGGCTACCCCCTGCTCCAAAACTCTTAA